GATGGCAGTGGAATCTCATAATTAAGGGCAAAAAATATCCCCGAACGCGTCGTGTCTCAGATTTAAGGGCAACGCGACAGCGGCCATCTCAAGCTCCGGCATCGACGACTATGCAAGGGTTGCTCTATTGCGCGCCTTCGATAAGGAGCCACGTCTGCTTGCCGCGGTTGATTACATCGCCCGGCAGCGCGCGAAAAGCATAGGCGCGATGGCAGTGGAATCTCATAATTAAGGGCAAAAAATATCCCCGAACGCGTCGTGTCTCAGATTTAAGGGCAACGCGACAGCCGCTTATTCTGGATTCCAAGAACCAGATCACCCGGGTTCTGCTGGAGTCGATGGCCGAAGCCGAAGGCATCGCGCTGAATGTCGTCATGGAGGTTGAAGCGGTCAACCTGAAGCGCGAGTTGATGGAAAGCCGGCGCGCCTTTTCCATCGTGCCCTTCGGGCTTTTTTCCGATGACATCGCCAATGGTCGATTTGCCATCAGGCCCATCGTGAGCCCGCGGATCACCCGTACGCTGTGCCTTGTGAACCGG
This genomic window from Salipiger profundus contains:
- a CDS encoding LysR substrate-binding domain-containing protein yields the protein MESMAEAEGIALNVVMEVEAVNLKRELMESRRAFSIVPFGLFSDDIANGRFAIRPIVSPRITRTLCLVNRCNGRHGAHKELVTILLKILSDKIGTQLNWHTGDPA